A window from Chloroherpetonaceae bacterium encodes these proteins:
- the sixA gene encoding phosphohistidine phosphatase SixA → MKLYLIRHASALNVGQEGIFQDEARRLSVKGVEEAEKIGRFLKSLKIKVDLILHSPLIRAEQTANKISEALSVERKVENKLSTEFGLQSYMEALDEHKFVQNLVMVAHQPTLSKMALTMMGSDPRAGLEVNPGSIIMLRSERLSSTWTGQLSLLISPSEMA, encoded by the coding sequence ATGAAATTGTATCTCATTCGTCATGCATCGGCGCTAAATGTCGGTCAAGAAGGTATTTTCCAAGATGAAGCGCGAAGGCTCTCGGTAAAGGGCGTTGAAGAGGCTGAAAAAATTGGAAGATTTTTGAAATCCTTAAAAATTAAAGTTGATCTGATTCTTCATAGCCCGTTGATTCGTGCAGAGCAAACGGCGAATAAGATTTCGGAGGCGCTCTCAGTCGAAAGAAAGGTTGAAAATAAACTCTCAACCGAATTTGGGCTACAATCCTATATGGAGGCGCTGGATGAACACAAATTCGTTCAGAACCTTGTGATGGTGGCGCATCAGCCCACCCTTTCAAAAATGGCGCTTACAATGATGGGCAGCGACCCGCGCGCAGGGCTCGAAGTGAATCCGGGGTCAATTATTATGCTTCGATCGGAGCGGCTATCAAGCACTTGGACGGGTCAGTTAAGCCTGCTCATCTCACCTTCAGAAATGGCATAA
- a CDS encoding thioesterase family protein yields the protein MNSPQTSQTYIHTLRVIYAHTDKMQVVYYGRYFEFMEAARNEFLRNIGFEYAKLEPLGVMLPVIEAHAVYLAPARYDDELEIHTTISKLENVRVSISYRIFEKISQKLLLTGNTVLAFVTPTGKPTRLPKEFLEKIQPYVG from the coding sequence ATGAATTCACCGCAAACATCGCAAACTTATATACACACCCTTCGCGTTATTTATGCCCACACCGATAAAATGCAAGTCGTCTATTACGGTCGGTACTTTGAATTTATGGAAGCCGCGCGAAACGAATTTCTTCGAAACATCGGATTTGAATATGCAAAGCTTGAACCGCTTGGGGTTATGTTGCCCGTGATTGAAGCACACGCCGTTTATTTGGCGCCGGCCCGATATGATGATGAACTTGAAATTCATACGACCATTTCGAAACTTGAAAATGTTCGAGTTTCGATCTCTTACCGAATATTTGAGAAAATCTCACAGAAATTGCTTCTTACCGGAAACACTGTTCTTGCCTTTGTAACCCCAACGGGCAAGCCAACCCGACTTCCAAAAGAATTTTTGGAAAAAATTCAGCCTTATGTGGGTTAA
- a CDS encoding acetyl-CoA carboxylase carboxyltransferase subunit alpha, whose amino-acid sequence MSKVILDFEKPLYELETKLSEMRDFANQNQGDVKLHHELTSDIDTLESRINELRASIFKNLTRWQRVQIARHPERPYTLDYIYMMMQDFTELAGDRAFGDDKAILGGFAKLTDDNGFSQSVMVIGHQKGRDTKSNLYRNFGMANPEGYRKALRLMKLAEKFHKPVITLIDTPGAFPGIEAEERGQAEAIARNLFEMAKLKVPIICVIIGEGASGGAIGIGVGNKILMLENAWYSVISPESCSSILWRSWNFKEQAAEALKLTAQDLIQHKIIDRIVPEPLGGAHRAPEEAAALLKSAIIEELKPLLSLSKEELADHRITKFSAMGVFNESN is encoded by the coding sequence ATGTCTAAGGTTATTCTTGATTTTGAAAAACCCCTTTATGAATTGGAAACCAAACTTTCCGAAATGAGAGATTTCGCCAATCAAAATCAAGGCGATGTAAAGCTCCATCATGAACTCACCAGCGATATCGATACCCTTGAAAGTAGAATCAACGAACTTCGTGCTTCCATCTTTAAGAATCTTACCCGATGGCAACGCGTTCAAATTGCCCGACATCCTGAGCGACCCTATACCCTCGATTACATTTACATGATGATGCAGGATTTTACCGAACTCGCCGGTGACCGCGCCTTTGGCGATGATAAGGCCATTCTCGGTGGTTTTGCTAAGCTCACCGATGACAATGGTTTCTCTCAAAGTGTAATGGTTATCGGGCATCAAAAAGGGCGTGATACCAAATCAAACCTTTATCGAAACTTCGGGATGGCAAACCCGGAAGGTTATCGCAAGGCCCTACGATTAATGAAACTCGCTGAAAAATTTCACAAACCCGTGATTACCCTTATCGATACGCCCGGCGCTTTCCCGGGAATCGAAGCAGAAGAGCGCGGACAGGCCGAGGCAATTGCCCGCAATCTTTTTGAAATGGCAAAGCTTAAAGTGCCAATTATATGTGTCATTATCGGCGAAGGTGCTTCCGGTGGTGCAATCGGAATCGGTGTGGGAAATAAAATTTTAATGCTCGAGAATGCGTGGTATTCGGTCATTTCTCCCGAAAGCTGTTCTTCCATTTTATGGCGAAGCTGGAATTTTAAGGAGCAAGCTGCTGAGGCACTCAAGCTCACGGCTCAAGACTTGATTCAACATAAAATTATTGACCGAATTGTTCCGGAGCCACTCGGTGGCGCTCATCGGGCACCGGAAGAAGCCGCTGCCCTGTTGAAATCGGCAATTATTGAAGAATTAAAACCGCTGCTTTCGCTCTCGAAAGAAGAACTTGCCGACCACCGAATTACTAAATTTTCCGCAATGGGTGTCTTTAACGAAAGCAATTAA